CTGCATAGGGCACCTGGAGAATCGGCGATACCGGGAAAGTGGACACGAAGATAACGCCCCACATGGCAGCGCGCCGGCTGGCCGCTTCCCTGAACAGCTTGAAGATCACCAAAGCAGCACCAAGGCCCGCAACCATGGCTATTGCGGTGAGGGACTGCAGGGTCCCGAGGCCCGTGATGGCAGTGAGTCCCCGCCCCAGGAACGGGAACAGCGCATAAAAGGCCCAGGCGTTCTCCTTGACTACCCCGTTGGCATCGACCGGGAGCACGGAGGGGTAGCCGTTGTCCGCCGCCTGCGAATACCAGCGTCCATCCCAGATGGTGATGAAGTTCCAGTAGTCCGGCCCGGGCGGGAACCATGGATTCACTCCCTGGTGAACGGCGGCAGCCATAAAGATGCAGGCGCTGACCACCCGGGCCACCACAAAAACCAGGGAAACCTGCAGCCACCACGGCCAGCGCGACATGCGTGCCCCCGCGGCGGAAATACCCCGCGAAAGGCGCGCAGTGAGCCCCTCCCCGCCAACACGGGTAGGGGCAGGTGTGCTCACGGTGTGGTCCGCTTGGCGTCGCCGTCCTCAAGCTTTGGTTGGACCAAGGCGCTGAGTCTCTCGATCTCACGGTCCTTGGCCACCAACTGGTCCCGTAGCTCGTCAAGGACCTGATCTACCTGGTCCATTCGATAGCCGCGCAGCCCTACGGCAAAGCGCAGGGCGTCGATGTCGGCCGCCCCGGCCTTCTCCGGGAGCAGGACCGGAGGCAGGTTGGGCAGGGCGTCGTCCAGGCCCGCCCCCATGGAAGCGCCCCGGATGATGCCTGCCCCGAAATACAAAGCGGCACCAATGAGTACAATCGCGACAAACACCAGGAAAAAGCTCACAGCCACCATCGTGCCAGAAACAGCCGCCGCCTACTCCGGGCGCTGGTTTCCATTGGTGGTGGCTGGAAGCGGGGCACCGTGCAGTACGCGGTGGACAGCATCGGCAGGGTCATCCACCAGTTGGATCAGGTCCAGGTCCTTTTCGGAAACCATTCCTTCGGCGACCAGAGTGTCCCGGATCCACTCAATCATTGGGCCCCAGAAGCGAACGCCCAACAGAACAATGGGGAACGAGGTCACTTTGCGTGTTTGTACCAGGACCATGGCCTCGAACAACTCATCCAAGGTGCCAAGCCCGCCGGGCAACACGACGAAGCCCTGGGCATATTTCACGAACATGGTCTTGCGGGCGAAGAAGTACCGGAAGTTGATGCCCAGGTCCACCCATTGGTTCAGCCCCTGTTCGAACGGCAACTCAATACCCAGCCCGACGGACACGCCGTTACCCTCCACAGCGCCCTTGTTGGCCGCTTCCATGGAGCCCGGACCGCCCCCGGTAATCACGGCAACGCCGGCTTCAGCCAGCTTGCGTCCTACATCGACTGCCATCTCGTAGTACTCGGTTCCCGGCTTGGTCCGGGCTGAACCGAAAACACTGACGGCAGGACCAATGTCAGCCAACGCACCAAAACCTTCAACGAATTCGCTCTGAATCCTCAGGACGCGCCAGGGGTCGGTGTGGATGAACTGCCCGGCACCACTCGTGTCCAGCAAGTGCTGATCGGACATTCCCGTGTCCGCCTGTTTGCGCCGCAGCTCCAAGGGGCCCTTGTGCTTGGCCGGTGCAATCTCCGAGGGCAGGGGCACGGGGACGCCCGCGACGCGACCATTCGCGTCCGGGCTGGGAATCGGGTGCTGGCTAATGCTCATTGCCCAAGGCTAGCGCGGATAAATGCCAGCGCAGACGCTACGACGCGGTTCTTGCATTGCAGTCTGGTATATCGCTGGAGGGCAGGTTTCTGTTCAGTCACGATCTGGAGGAACTTGCCGTGACCGTGGTCATAATTGTGTCTTTGTTCGCTAGATTCGTCCTATGACTACTCAAGTGTCCGGCGATGCGCTCGTCTCCCTGAACAGCGTCAACAAACACTACGGTCAATTGCACGTCCTCAAAGACATCAACCTCCAGGTTCGGAAGGGTGAAGTCGTCGTGGTCATCGGGCCGTCCGGCTCCGGAAAGTCCACGTTGTGCCGTGCCATCAACCGTTTGGAAACGATCGATGACGGCGACATCGCGATCGACGGGAAGAAGCTCCCGGAAGAAGGCAAGGAACTCGCCCACCTGCGTGCAGACGTCGGAATGGTCTTCCAGTCCTTCAACCTGTTCGCCCACAAGACGATCCTTGAGAACGTCACGCTGGGACCGATCAAGGTGAAGGGCGTCGCCAAAGGCACGGCGGAACGGGAGGCCATGGCCCTCCTGGAACGCGTCGGCGTCGGCCACCAGGCTCCCAAGCTTCCCGCCCAGCTTTCCGGTGGCCAGCAACAGCGTGTGGCCATTGCCCGCGCGCTTGCCATGAAGCCGAAGGTGATGTTGTTCGACGAGCCCACGTCGGCTCTGGACCCCGAAATGATCAACGAGGTCCTGGACGTCATGATCCAGCTGGCAAAGGAAGGCATGACCATGATCGTGGTCACCCACGAGATGGGCTTTGCCCGCAAGGCCGCCGACCGGGTGGTATTCATGGCCGATGGCCAGATCGTGGAGGATTCAACACCCGAGGAATTCTTCACCAACCCGAAGAGCACCCGCGCCAAGGACTTCCTGTCCAAGCTTTTGACCCACTAGCTCCCTGCTGACCCGCATCCAGGCCCGCACGGACCGCACCCAGGCCCTACGCCGGCCAACCAATGAAAGGAATGTCATGAAGAAGGCTTTTATTACCCGGAGGAAATCTCTCCTGGTGGCCGCTTCGGCTGCACTGGCCCTCTCGCTGAGCGCCTGCGGTGGAGGCAGTGGCACCACCACTCCCCCCGTCGCCTCGGCGAGCTTCGAGGCCGGCACCACGATGGCGAAGCTGAACCAGGCCAAGAAGATCACCATTGGTACCAAATTTGACCAGCCGCTGTTCGGCCAGAAGGGCCTGGACGGCAAGCCTGTTGGCTTCGACGTCGAAATCGGCAAGGCAATCGCCGCCAAGCTCGGCATTGAACCCGACAAGATCGAGTGGGTGGAAACAGTTTCCGCCAACCGTGAACCGTTCATCGAACAGGGCCGCGTTGACATCGTCATCGCCACTTACACCATCAATGCCGCCCGCAAGGAAAAGGTCTCATTCGCGGGCCCGTATTACGAAGCCGGCCAGGCCCTGCTGGTGAACAAGGACGACAACTCCATCACCAAGCCCGAGGACGTGAAGGGCAAGAAGGTCTGCTCTGTCACAGGTTCGACACCGGCAAAGACCATCGTCGAAAAGTACGGTGCCGAGCTCGTTCCGGCAGCAAACTACACCGCTTGCCTTGAGCCGTTGCGTAACAAGCAGGTTGTGGCCGTCACCACGGACAACGTGATCCTTGCCGGTTACGTTGACAAGGAACCGGACGCCTTCAAGCTCGCTTCTGACCAAACGTTCACGAAGGAGCCGTATGGCATTGGCCTGAAGAAGGATGACACGGTGTTCCGCAACTGGATCAATGACCAGCTTGAGGCATTCGCCAAGGACGGCACATACAAGAAGGCTTGGGAAGCAACAGCAGGAAAGGTCATCAAGACCGCTCCCGAGCTGCCCGCCATCGACCGTTACTAGCCGGAAACCGGTGGCTGCCGCCGTCCCCTTGCGGGAAGGGTGGCAGCCACCGACCTTGAGGACTCTCTACCTTTCCGCAGCAGCCGAAGGAAGCCAATGGACGCCATC
This window of the Arthrobacter sp. StoSoilB5 genome carries:
- a CDS encoding TIGR00730 family Rossman fold protein, with the translated sequence MSISQHPIPSPDANGRVAGVPVPLPSEIAPAKHKGPLELRRKQADTGMSDQHLLDTSGAGQFIHTDPWRVLRIQSEFVEGFGALADIGPAVSVFGSARTKPGTEYYEMAVDVGRKLAEAGVAVITGGGPGSMEAANKGAVEGNGVSVGLGIELPFEQGLNQWVDLGINFRYFFARKTMFVKYAQGFVVLPGGLGTLDELFEAMVLVQTRKVTSFPIVLLGVRFWGPMIEWIRDTLVAEGMVSEKDLDLIQLVDDPADAVHRVLHGAPLPATTNGNQRPE
- a CDS encoding amino acid ABC transporter ATP-binding protein, with amino-acid sequence MTTQVSGDALVSLNSVNKHYGQLHVLKDINLQVRKGEVVVVIGPSGSGKSTLCRAINRLETIDDGDIAIDGKKLPEEGKELAHLRADVGMVFQSFNLFAHKTILENVTLGPIKVKGVAKGTAEREAMALLERVGVGHQAPKLPAQLSGGQQQRVAIARALAMKPKVMLFDEPTSALDPEMINEVLDVMIQLAKEGMTMIVVTHEMGFARKAADRVVFMADGQIVEDSTPEEFFTNPKSTRAKDFLSKLLTH
- a CDS encoding glutamate ABC transporter substrate-binding protein, with the translated sequence MKKAFITRRKSLLVAASAALALSLSACGGGSGTTTPPVASASFEAGTTMAKLNQAKKITIGTKFDQPLFGQKGLDGKPVGFDVEIGKAIAAKLGIEPDKIEWVETVSANREPFIEQGRVDIVIATYTINAARKEKVSFAGPYYEAGQALLVNKDDNSITKPEDVKGKKVCSVTGSTPAKTIVEKYGAELVPAANYTACLEPLRNKQVVAVTTDNVILAGYVDKEPDAFKLASDQTFTKEPYGIGLKKDDTVFRNWINDQLEAFAKDGTYKKAWEATAGKVIKTAPELPAIDRY
- a CDS encoding DivIVA domain-containing protein, with the protein product MVAVSFFLVFVAIVLIGAALYFGAGIIRGASMGAGLDDALPNLPPVLLPEKAGAADIDALRFAVGLRGYRMDQVDQVLDELRDQLVAKDREIERLSALVQPKLEDGDAKRTTP